The Mytilus galloprovincialis chromosome 3, xbMytGall1.hap1.1, whole genome shotgun sequence genomic interval ATTAGTGGCCGTATTTTCCCCTTCGAAAGAAAGTTTTaacttatttgttttaaataattaagtatcctaaaaaaatatgcattttttattcagaaatatctcatatttatcaaatggtcattgGTCATAAATAGAACAATCAACAACAAGTATATAAAGAACTACGACAATAGTATAGAAAACAAGATTTTAAtatcttttcaaattttttttttcaaactttttgtatttatctaattgtaattatttttctttccatttaactAATGTATGTTCATCAAAACATCTAGAATCAAACACTTCATGAAAAAAAATGCCTCCCaaaatataaatgttaagtgCCTGTTTAGTTTCTATATCTATCTCTTATAATTTTTCATTAGGGAAAATAGCTAAGAATGTCAATAACTAACACAACCATAGATTTATAAAAACCATTCCTTTGATAAAgcgaatatttatcaaaataaggtTAATAAATCATGTCAGGGCTTAAGCATGGCTAGTCGTGGATTACAATTAACGACTCTTATTGTCTTTACGTCTTTGTAAAGAAGAAAAGAAAGTTAAGTTGGATTCATTATgagaagtatttaaaaaaatatgtgtcaaAGCAAAAAAGATTGGAATATCAGATATCTACATACTATTGtagtttaaatttatatattttttgtcaattagAACAAACCCACACAAAACACTACGATCGGTCAGTGAAAGATTTTTCTTATTGTTTACTGTTACCTCCTTCGTTTCAATTTGTTTTgcataaaattcatttttcagCAGATTTTATTAATTCATTATTACACATGCGGATTACGTaagattttaatgataaaaataaaaggacGTTTGAATGATCAAAATAGACTAAAAACATTTACGAATTGCAACACCAAATCTGTTAAGTTTTTGAATTGTCATGCAACTTGTTTTAATTCTCAATAGTGACAAGATATTTAACATGCTTATCGTTTTCGTTATTAGATAAATAATTTACATACACAGGAAAAGTTGCAAcaaatgtttttcatatgtttacaACATTTAGGACAAACATATGATAAACATATGTTTACAATCATATGTTTACATATGTTTAGAAACATATTAAAACATATGTAagcaaacatatgaaaaacatatgattttcatgtgttttcatatgttttaaaagacattaaaaaaatgtttcgaGAAAATGTCAATATTAGTATAAAAGTGTGTCACCCCCACAGCAGAGCTTTTTTTATTCTGAATCGATCAGAATGCAAAATAAGTTAATAAGTTATGATTAATGAATAATAATAtgaatacatattctttattttatagtttgttctatgaagttattctttttttaataaccCCATTCTCTTCATTCTATATTTCTGCTTTTCATACTATCTGagtgttctttattttttttatttttttttatcctgcatttttttgtcattattaTCTATTCTTAAATCCCTAATTTTGATTCCGGACGCTCATTTTACGTACTTAGCACGTCGAGTTCGAAAACTCGGAAAACCCGGAAATTTTTTCACCGTTTACGTTTTGTACACTATGACGCAAATCCATGGACGCTCACGCGATTGTCTGcagctgtgtttttttttttaattttaagaatgGACAGAAATAGATTCTACTTCTGCTTCTATGTCTATTTATAAACAGATTAATTGAAATGGGTGACTTGTCGATTAACTAGACgaaacatagaaatgaaagtctTTATAGAGTGAAACACTGAAAATCAACGCAACGAAACGTCGACAGTGTTTTGTTTTCATGGATTACGTACATTAAAAACAGAGCTACGAAAGGTAAATATGATAATGCCAATTTGTTACATTATTGGACAATAGCAGGAAGACGTGTGTGCTTTATTTTTTCACGAAAAACTATTTGACTGTTGTAATTTGTAAACCCGAGAACGATATTTCAATTTATAGATATAACTGCATTTAGTATAGACCGAATAATCTGTCTCTTGTGTGGGtacatttcatattttcttttcatcatttggctatttaatttttttttgtgtcaacaCGGAATCAGAAAGTGCTACTATCAAAAAGTGGTAGAAAGCCTACAatttgtatgcaatgggttttcAGGGTTTTGTTGCTTCTCGAGTGTTGCAAACACCTACCGATCGTTTGTTTATGGATTATTCTACATATCCGACTTTGTCTCGATGTTTATTCTCCCTCAGAATAGCCCCTATTATCATATTTGTTCAGCTCTGATTCACTCCACTTTAAATATCAATGGATTCCATTCATAAATATTCTGACCACTCAAAATCACTTTCTCATTTTCATgggaagggagataactctgaccTATTGTCATGTGatctctaaaaatagaacaagcACGTGCTGTCTGCTATTTTTAATTCACTATGGAATACTTGGAAGAACTAATTGAATCATAaaaatttgatatcaaaataaaaaatgagcaAAAACAATGCATTCAGCATCTGCTAAATGACCAAAATGTATTTGCAATGCTTCCTACAGGATTTGGAAAAAGTCTAATTTATACACTTTTTGTCTGAAGTCAAAGGTAATTTGACATTCAAACTAAATTGCTATCATttgtaatttagatttttttatcatttgttaaataaatcATAGATATAGGTGGAAAAAGGGGTAAAAATTATCTTAACTTAATTTCATTTAATGTATCACAAAACCACTACATTTTCcaaactgattgaaaaaaaaatgtcaagactCACGAaatgttagggagctaccatttgattttttttttggggggagggtgcTAAGAGTtttgagacacttgcaaaaaaaagtcaggacgacaattaagggaaaaataaaaaggcaggacagagataacagctaaaaaaaaaaaaaaaaaatgcaggacaaaatttttcatcctaacctcccccataaaaatcaaatggtagctcccttagtttcaatttttatcacatttatttgatgtgaaaaTGTAGCTGTAATTATTTTGAGATATTGctttaatatatttaaacaaatatcttaaaaattgatatttgaaaCAAATTAGGTAGAAAACAAAAAGATGACATGCCTAGTAATTTCCCCTCTCAAAGCCCTTAAGAAGGATCAAGTCATGGCTCTGGAGTCTAAGAAGATAAGAGGAGCTGCGATCATGAAAGATGCACCAGCTGAAGATATTAAAGGTAAATTGTAGTGaatattaaacttttaaaaaatttaatatcataATTTGCCTTCGTGTCTTAAATAAAcgtttaaaacatttaacattataattTACCTTCCTTTCTTAATTACACGGTACATGTACTCAATCATATGGCAGATGGCTAGATAATGCTAGATACTATACCCTCCCTCTCAGTAGTGTTGCACACAGTGGCGGATACAGAATTTTGTTTAAGAGGGTGTGGTGGCACTTACTGCATAAGAGGTGGCccgcttcagtgattctctatataatcaaccaatttttccaacaaaagggggtggggtggggggcaTGCCTCCTGCACCCACCCACTTTAATACGCCTCTGCCACATGGCCCCAGACTGAAAGCAAACAATGTGAATAGAACAGAcccaattttaatttaaaagccTAGAGAAAAGTTTATAGAACAATCCCTTTAATACCTTTTCAAAAATCCTagacaatataataaatactATTTATATCTCTTGCAGTAATGAAAGATGGCAATGTGGACATAGTATTTGCATCACCAGAAATCCTGAAAGGGAAAACACTTGATGATCTACGGTTACTGGAGAGCCAGATTTGCCTACTGGTCTTTGATGAATGCGATTGTATTTCagaatggtttgttttttttcttaaaaaaaaaagttttaaaatttcagtGTAAGTGTTTCATGTATGATTAACTGTATtctgaatttttgtcagatatatCTCTTCTTTTTTcctttaccatttttttttaataaatattctgaagatttttttttctaatagaagACCCTTACCTTAACATTTGTTTAGTTGATTGTTCTATTCAAGGATTGTACATGTtgtttcaatataattttttttcagggGCCTTGATTTCCGACCAGAGTACCGCAAGGTTGCTGATATCATCAGCCTCTTTGCAAAATGTCCTACTCTACTTCTTACAGCAACAGCAACAGAAAAAATTCAAGAAGACCTGTACTCTCTACTTGCATTAGATAATGAGACCAAGTTAGTTGCTGTCTTGCCTGACAGGTATGTGCCAAATTATTTATTAAGGTTGTTAAGCTTTAAgtgtgttttgtttaaatgtgtAATTTTAACTTTCTTGTTGACTCCAGTTTCTCTTGCTTTGTCATTGTCTCTTGATGTGAGACTTAATGTTGAATTTTGCAGccttaatgttattttatttcatCTTTTGTTAACTCAGTAAACTGTTTTTTCTTTTGCAGGCCAAATGTATACTTACATGTAGAGAAAAGGTGAAACAAGATATTGGTGATAACTTGGCATGGCTGCTTGATCTAATAAAGGATAAACAGGAACTGACTCCAAAAACTATTATATACTGCACAAGTATTTACAATTGTAATTCAGTGTACATGTGGCTTATGGAAGAACTGGGAAAATGTGCATACCATCATGAAGAAGAAAAATTGCAAAATAGTTTTATTGAAATGTTTCATAGTAGGACAGATACAAATACAGCTGATCGTGTATTGACTAATTTTAAATTACAAAGTAATAAAATACGTGTTATTTGTGCAACAGTTGCCTTTGGCATAGGCATAGATATTCCAGATGTAGAATATGTCATCCACTGGGGTGCTCCTGTGTCAGTCATGACATTTTTGCAGGAAACAGGCAGATGTGGTAGGGATGGCAGGCAAGGTTTGTGTATTACACATCCATATGGCAGGTCTCTATTAGGCTCTGAAGAAcaattaaaatcaatattaaaaggtGATATTTGCTATCGCAGAAAAATCCTATCAATGTTTACTTTAAAAGGGATGGAGAAAGACTTacttaaaacaaaagattgtGAATCTGAAAAGTGTGAATCTTGTTCTTGTGAAAGATGCTGTTGTTGTAGTATATGTTTTGAAAACTGTAAATGTACAGGGAAAGTAAAATCCAAgttttaatttggtaaatatgtttgttttcatCTTgacaaaaatagatatataagCAGAGGACGCTTactacggattttttgtgttaataaaatttgctgttacaaaatgatagaaattattataaattaaggaatgtatctccctcatgcaaagctctgattcctttcacggatttggctatacttttttgacattttggattatagctcttcatcttttatattagctttggatttcaaatattttggccacgagcatcactgaagagatatgtattgtcgaaatgcgcatctggtgcatgaaaattggtaccgttaattttattactctTTTGTTGcaagatagacaaaaaataaagtcTAAAGAATTAAGGGGCTATAATTCCTACAAATTTATTCC includes:
- the LOC143066873 gene encoding putative ATP-dependent DNA helicase RecS, which codes for MALESKKIRGAAIMKDAPAEDIKVMKDGNVDIVFASPEILKGKTLDDLRLLESQICLLVFDECDCISEWGLDFRPEYRKVADIISLFAKCPTLLLTATATEKIQEDLYSLLALDNETKLVAVLPDRPNVYLHVEKR